The bacterium DNA segment GATAATAAACAGAAAATTGTGTAAATATAGGGATCGGTGATCCAAAAATAGAGTATGAAAGCAATAAAGAACCACCATCCAACGAAAATAAAATATTCATATATGTATTCAAAAAAAAGCGCAGCAAAATGAAGGAAAAACGACATCAAATTTGAACCTGTTTTTTTGGCATTGTGTCCTAAAAAAGTAAAAAAACTTGGCAATATAAGATAAAGGTTAAATAGTAGTAAAAGGGATATAAGGATTTTTATTATAAACAAAAATAGTGTCCAAGGGGTTTGTGCAATATCTTTTGTAACATTGGTGAAGCTATTAATTTCAAAACGCAAAAGATAATTTTTGATATCTTTAAAAAATGTTATGATATCTGGAACAATGTTTTTAACGCCTTGAAAAGTGATTGCGTATTCTGGCCGATACCAGATGGTAACAGATTGCAGTTCTGCAATGATGAATTGTAAAAGTCGTAACGTTGCGTTGACTTCAGAAATAATTCCCGAATATACACCGGTGAGTTTACCTAGAACGTCTATTCGTTTTTTTATAAATTCTTTGCCTTTTTGCAACTGTTCTAAGATATGGGTATATTCTGTTTGATGGCCTTTAAAAATGAAGTCTTGTTGTTTTTTTAATCGCTCCTCTTGCCAAAAGGTAATATTGTCTAATACTTTTTTTTGCTGATTTAAAAGATCAGCTACGGTATTAATTCGTTCTTTGTAAATAGCAAGGGTAGATGCAGCATCGACTCGATGGGTTTCAAATTTTTTTAGTACCTGTGTAATGTCTTCTGTTGAGGTAAGTTTCCGTGCATTAATTTTAAAAAATGTTTCTTTGATATTTGTTTGAGCAACCATATAGTTAAACTTCTCGTCTTCTAGAGCTCTTTGTGTCTCTAAAAGATCGCGCTCTTTTGCAAGCCATAATACTTCAGCATTCAGCGTGCTTAACTCAATTAATGTTTGATACGAGGTGATAGTCTGCTTTGGATCTCTGTTCCATTCATCAATATCTCTGCCTAATGCAATATGATTTTCTTTTGAAAAAATGTCGCGGAAGCGCTCTTTTGCTTTCTGTTCATGCGTGAGTTTATCTCTGTCTTGTTGATATCGTTCACGTCTGGCATAATATGTTTTTCTTTGGCTGTTTAAATATTCTCGTGCATAGATCAGATCTGGTTCGCTTACTTTAATGGCAGATCTTACATTTTTCATATAGTGACGCAAAATATCAAGATGAAAGCGTTCAGTGATAAGTTTAAGTTGTACAAGGTCAAATCCATGTTTATTTTCTTGTATTCTGAGTTCGTAGAGATTTTTTTTATAGCGAAACAGTTTTTCTTCTGTTTCGATAAGTTCTTTTTCCTGTTGTTCAAGGCTTAAACTGTCATAATGGTCTGATTTTACGTAATGTTCTGCAAAATTTTGCAAGTCTTCTAGTCGTTTTGCATGATCTTCTTCAATGATTTTGAGCATGCGTTTGCGGCTTTCTTGTTCGACTTGTATGTTTTTTTCCTGTTCTGCTAGCTGAGCGACAAATCTTTCTTGATTAACTATCATCTCATCAATTCTGCGTAGATTATCAAAAGAATAAGCCATGCGTTCTTCTAGGTGGCGCTCGTCTTTAAAAGCTTTGTGTTCAGGGTCACGTACGAACTCAGTAAAGCTATTGATAAGTGTGTCAAATAGGATAGTTGCATCGTCCATACTGCGACGTATGTCTTTGAGGACTTGATGCATCTCTTTCATTAAAAAAAGTTGTTTATTTAAATACTTGTTATGCGTGTAATGCTGCAATGACCGTTCGAGCTTGTGTATATGATTTTCTACTTCTTCGGTCTGTTCAGTAATTTTTTGTATATTCTCGTTTTTTACTGCCAAATGTGCTGTTTGCTCTTCGATGAGCTTTTGCAGCTGATTTTTTTTTTCTTGTACAATATCCACAAAAAGTTGATCAGATGGTTGGTTTAATGGTACGCCGGTAGCTTTTTTTAATGTTTGAACGACTGTATCGCCTATCGTGCTGTTGCTTGACGGGTTTGCTTTGCTATTTGGTAATAAAAATAAACTAAGCGTGAGTAGGATATGTATCACTTTTTTCATAAAATCCTAAAGGAAATCAATATTAAATATTTTATTTTTTCCATTCATTCTTTGATATACGGTAAGTACATCATTAATCCATTGATCAAGTGCTTTGTTTAGAGCTAAATCTAAAGTTTCTATGCTGATCATGTCAATAGGTATATGTTCAATTTTTTTTAAAAAAGCTAGTGCTAGCATATTTTCTTCTTGATAAAGGCCTAACAACCATAATAGCCTTGCTAAAAATATTTTTTTCCAAATAGCTGTATCGTAATATAAAATCATTTTCTCATCATATAAAAGTGTTAAATGTCTAAAAATAGCTGGCATGGGATTATACAAAGGAGTAAATGCATATATAATATCAAAAACTGTATGTAAAAATACTATATCTTTTTTACCAGCAGACAAAGGTAAACTTTCGATTTTATAATGCTCTAAATAATAGTTATTATAACGATTTTTTAAAAAATAGGTTATCATTCCTCCGAGTTTACATCCAGCAATATCTTGTATGATGATTTGCAACATCCCTTTGTGTTCGTCAAGGATAAATGCTTTTCTGAGGTTTAATGGTTTAAAAACTATAATGCCTAAGTCATTCATAAAACTCTGCTTTATCATAAATGCTTTTTAGTATAAAGAAATGCATAAGAAATATATATAACATGATAAAAAATATTCTTCTTTACTTGTCCTAATTTCTTTTTTTACAATTATAGCATATGATTTATTTTTAAAAGTTTTCTATGGGTAATATTGGAAATAATAAGAAGTTTAAACTGTCTGTACGTGTTAAGCTTAGTGTATTAGTATTGTTTTTTTTACATTCGCTTTTCTTTCATGCAAATGAAGCACCTGCTCCGAAGCTTACCGTGATTCTTGTTATTGATCAATTTGCTGCTCATTTATTGCAAAAAGTGAGACCATTTGTCAAGCATGGTTTTCAATCTTTATTAAAAAATGGAATTATTTACGAACATGCGTTTGTACCGTATGGTATCCCTACCACTGCGCCTGGTCACTGTTCGTTGAATACGGGAACGACTCCTTCAAACCATGGAATTGTGAGCAATACATGGCGTAGTCGGCAGCAAAATGTGGCGGCCGATCAAGATCAAAATTATCCGACATTTTTTAATGAAGCCGATGGTAGGTCACCTGTAAATATTGTACTAGAGGGGATTTCTGATAGTTTTGCCAGAATGTCGACGCCTGCAGATCCCCATTATGTATTTTCAGTTGCTGGAAAAAGTCGTAGTGCAATATGTACGGCAAATAAGTTAGGCAAGGCCCTATGGTTTGATCAAGACAAGGGGCTTTTTACTTCAAGCCGATTTTATTTTAATGAGTTTCCACAATGGGTGAATGATTTTAATAAAAAGGAAGATTTTTATCACGAAAACAAAAGCATTACGTGGAAATCTGTTTTTCCGCTTGATCATGTAGCATATAAATATGTGGTGAATAATGGATATGATCATACTATTTTAAAAAAGTCTTTAATTAATACTACCTTTAAACCGAATCATATGATTCATAAAAAACATGATGATCTGAATAAGGCGTATGCGTATCTTGAACTAACCCCACAGATTAATCAGCATCTATTTGATTTGGCGTTTCAGACGGTACAATACCATTTAAAACAAAAAAAAAGGGGGCGTATGTTGTTATGGGTTTGTGTAAGTGCTACCGATAAGATTGGGCACCTGATGGGACCTGAAAGTTATGAAACATTTGACATGCTCTATCATCTTGATAGGCAGTTTGGTGCATTTATGAAACAAATAAAAAGAACTATTGGGTTGCAAAATACTTTATTCGTATTAACTGCAGATCACGGTATCGCAAGTATTCCTGAATTAGCTAAAGGTCGTGGTCATGTCCATGCGCAAAGAATCAATAAAAAAGTCCTTAAAACTGAAATTAATGAGTTTATTGAAGAAAAATATGGAATTGTGAACTGTTGTACGGATGTGCAGGCTGCCAATGTATACCTTAATTTGATAGAAAGTGAATCCAAGAAAAATACTGTCATTCATGCAGTAAAACGGTTTTTGTTATCAAAAAAATATATTCGCAATGCGTGGAGTTATTATGAATTAGTTACTACTCCCATGGTTCCGGGAAGCATAGAAGCTCTGTTCAGAAATCAGATATTTTTAAATAGGTCAGGTGATATTATTTTTCAGATTGCACCGCATTGTTTAATTGACGACAAAAAGACCGGGACTGCCCACGATACGCCTTATTCTGACAATACCCATGTGCCGCTTATTCTATACCAGCAAGGGGTCTATGAACAAAAAACAGTCATTGATCGCGTCTATTTTACACAACTTGCAAATAGTCTTGCACATGTTTTAAAGGTTCCCGCTCCAGATGCTTCAACTATGCCGATTTTGCCAAAATTAAAACCGTTTTGGCAGGATTAATGACAAGTTAACTGGTCGGTTTTAGCTTCTTAAAGAAAGCTTCCGTTGAAGGCTTTCTGTTTAAAAATCGTTCTAGCATAATATACGGATCTTGGGTGCCGCCTGGTTTTAAAATGAGGTCGACGTATCGTTCTCCAACAGTGTTGTTAGTCAAGCCGTGTTCTTTGATATATGCAAAAAGATCTTCTGCAAAAACAAGTGCCCATAAATAGCTATAATATTTTGATGCGTATCCAGTTAAATGTCCAAATGATGCATAAAAATGGGTGTCTGGTGCAAAATCAACATGTGAAATACATTCCTGATGCAATGATTCTGAAAGGTTATAAAAACTTTTCAAATCAGTAATTTCATGGCAAGCGAGTGCAAATTTTGATAAAAATGCTTGTCTTTGTACAAAATATCCAGTTGCCAAGTCTTGCGAACTTACAATTTTTTCAAGCATCTGTTCGTCAAGCGGTGCTTGGGTTAGGTAGTGACAGCTTATTCTGCGTAAAATATTCTTGTCTGATAACCACTTTTCCAAGAGTTGGGATGGTACTTCTACAAAATCGGTTTTGGTGGCGGTACCAGAGAGAGTAATGACGCGGGTCATGCCTAGTATTGCATGTAATGCATGGCCAAATTCATGAAAAAATGTTTTTACATCAGCTCGTGTTAATAAAGCCGGTTTATGCTCGGATGCTGGAGGAAAATTTGCAAATACTACGCAAAGGCCTTTGTGTTTTAGATTATATTTATCAAAAAAAACTGGCACTACAGTTAATTCAGCGGCGTGTGAATATTTATCTGGTCTTGGAAATAGGTCAAGTAAAATGGTTCCTAATAAGTTTTGATTACTATCAAATACCTGAATTATGCGTACATCGTAGTGCCAAAAATTATTATTAGAATCAATGTGTTTGAAGGTGACTCCTAAAAATTCTGTATAGATAGCAAGGAGTTCTTTTATCGTTGTTTCAAGAGGAAAGTATTCAGCGAGTTTCTGTTCATCAATATCAAAAAACTGTTTTTTATACAGATTGCGAACAAAATCTAAATCGCATGGCATTACTTTTCCCTCTATCCATTCAATCGAATGATGTTTTATTGTTTTAAATTTTTCAAATTCTTCAGTAGTTTTATCTGTAGCATGAAAAAGTAGATCGTTTAAAAAAGTATGTACTCTTTCTACAGAGCCAGCCATCTGTTCAGCAAGATCCAATGCTGCATAATTTTCAAATCCTAATAACTGAGCTAATTCTTGTCTTTTTTGAATAAGTTTGAGCAAGGTATCTTTGTTTTCAGGGTAGCCTCTATTGTGAAAGGCGTAGTAAAGTTTTTCTCTGATATTTTTGTTTGTGCAATATTGCATCGTATACATGTAGGTTGGATAGTCCAGATGAAGCTCATAATAGTCATTAGCCTGTGGCAGTGCTTTGATGAATGAATCATCTAGGCCTGTAAGTTCGTCTTTTTTTGCAAGTATGTGGCTTTTATCTTTTGTAATTGCGGCTTCAAAGTCGAGCGAAAGTTGGGCGATATCCTTTTTAAGTTGTAAAAAATGTGAAAAATCAGTGTCTATCAAAGAAAGTCCTGCGTATTGAAACATCCGATTTGTGAATTCAACAAAGTACTGTCTTTCTTCTGAAAGGACTTCCTGCGGGTAAAACTCATGGTAGTATTGCTTCCATACTGAATATACTTTTTTATTAGTGTTGACCTGTTCAAGGAATGCGTCTGTGATAAGCTGTATGGCCTTGCGTGCTTTTTCTCTGGTAGGTTCATCGGGTGACAGGAGTGCCAGTACATTACACACAGATTGCCAGATAGCTGCATCGGAGATAGTTTGTATTTGATCGAGTCTACTTGCAACGGTTATATAGCTGATTTTGCGAACATTGCACAGTACCTGTACCTCCTTTTTTAGTGCTTCAATGTAACGTTCAGTTCGAGGAAGAATCTGATCTGAAGGTACGTCAAATAACAATATGCAATCATCGATCGATTTTGCCTTTTCAAATAACAGAGGTTCGGCTTTTTTTCCATAGTTAAAGATTAAAAACATGAGAAAGCAGAAAGAAAAAATAGGATAAAATTTACTTATTGGTCTTATTCTGGTAGTTTTTCTTCGTTCCATAATCGTTCCTCGATGGTGCTGCAATATGTTACTATACTATAGAAGATAATTATTGACTAGGAAATCGCGTGCGCAAACTTATTTTTTTTGTATATTTTATTCTGATTATAAGCTCGGTTTGTTTTTTAAATATATATGGTTCTGCTCCATCACAAAGCGGGAGTACAATTGTATGTTTTGTAACACAGGGCCAGATGCCAGTTATCAAGTGGCCGTGTAAATTTTCAGTTGAGGCAGGTAAGCTGCCAACCAACTACACCGTGCATCCATTAAACTGTTTGATACAAGCCGGGATTTTGTGTGGGGTTGCCAAAACATGTAATATGACAGATGCTTCATGACCCTTTTTTATGGGTATGGCAACGCCAACGCTCTATTTTTTGCAACAGTTTTTTGTGCGTACTTCAGTTAAAAAGCATGGAGTGCAAAGTAGTCAGCCTGCTTTAGTTATTCATGATAGGAGAGAAAAGGATATAATTGCGATTAGTGGTTATGCAGTGTACACAATTGATTGCAGAGCTATCAATAAAGCGTTCTTTGAGAATAAAGTTTTCAAAGTGGAAGATTATGGTACTTTTAATTGTTATTATCTCGACAAAAGCTGGCCTCAACCTAATGTTCAAAGAGCTGGTGATTATGCGAAAGTAAATATCACTTCTGAAGGCCCCGGATGGTCTTTTCGGTCTTGGGTTCTCATAATTGGTTCCATGGGCCTGCTATTTTACCATCGAAATACAGTTTATGATCGGTTGGTTGCGTCATTATGAAATACGACACATTTTTCTATCTCAGCTTATTTTGTTGTACAGTGACTTGGAGTAATGATCTAAAAAACGTTATAAATAATCGTGGAACAGTCATTATCAATGAAGGTGGTAACGTTCACGCCGCATTAGAGGATGATTTTAAAACGATAAAAATACGTGATAATTCGAAGCTTGAGTTTGACTGTCAAAATAAGCGATTTAAATTTGAAGTTGGCGACAACTGTTCGTTGGCTTTACATAATGTAAAAAATCCGGAAGATATCGAAATTGATGCCGGTCAAAACTGTCATGTGACGGTTGTAGCAAGTAAACCGAACACGTGGTCAGCAAAAACTGTTCTTTTTATTGCAGTTGCCAACATAGCGATGTTGTGCCATTTTTTTTGATAGACACCTTATTTAGATCTGTTTTTTTGGGTACTTTTTCTGTTTGATTGGCTCTACCGGATCAGCCTGTATTGGGCCATCTGAAAGCCCGCGTACAAACTGATACATGTACGGGTTGTCTGTTTCAAATGCAGTTGAGGCCAGACCGGCATATTGAATTTTTCCATCGTGCAAAAGTGCGACATGGTCAGCATACTTTAAAAT contains these protein-coding regions:
- a CDS encoding Zn-dependent oligopeptidase; the protein is MERRKTTRIRPISKFYPIFSFCFLMFLIFNYGKKAEPLLFEKAKSIDDCILLFDVPSDQILPRTERYIEALKKEVQVLCNVRKISYITVASRLDQIQTISDAAIWQSVCNVLALLSPDEPTREKARKAIQLITDAFLEQVNTNKKVYSVWKQYYHEFYPQEVLSEERQYFVEFTNRMFQYAGLSLIDTDFSHFLQLKKDIAQLSLDFEAAITKDKSHILAKKDELTGLDDSFIKALPQANDYYELHLDYPTYMYTMQYCTNKNIREKLYYAFHNRGYPENKDTLLKLIQKRQELAQLLGFENYAALDLAEQMAGSVERVHTFLNDLLFHATDKTTEEFEKFKTIKHHSIEWIEGKVMPCDLDFVRNLYKKQFFDIDEQKLAEYFPLETTIKELLAIYTEFLGVTFKHIDSNNNFWHYDVRIIQVFDSNQNLLGTILLDLFPRPDKYSHAAELTVVPVFFDKYNLKHKGLCVVFANFPPASEHKPALLTRADVKTFFHEFGHALHAILGMTRVITLSGTATKTDFVEVPSQLLEKWLSDKNILRRISCHYLTQAPLDEQMLEKIVSSQDLATGYFVQRQAFLSKFALACHEITDLKSFYNLSESLHQECISHVDFAPDTHFYASFGHLTGYASKYYSYLWALVFAEDLFAYIKEHGLTNNTVGERYVDLILKPGGTQDPYIMLERFLNRKPSTEAFFKKLKPTS
- a CDS encoding alkaline phosphatase family protein, yielding MGNIGNNKKFKLSVRVKLSVLVLFFLHSLFFHANEAPAPKLTVILVIDQFAAHLLQKVRPFVKHGFQSLLKNGIIYEHAFVPYGIPTTAPGHCSLNTGTTPSNHGIVSNTWRSRQQNVAADQDQNYPTFFNEADGRSPVNIVLEGISDSFARMSTPADPHYVFSVAGKSRSAICTANKLGKALWFDQDKGLFTSSRFYFNEFPQWVNDFNKKEDFYHENKSITWKSVFPLDHVAYKYVVNNGYDHTILKKSLINTTFKPNHMIHKKHDDLNKAYAYLELTPQINQHLFDLAFQTVQYHLKQKKRGRMLLWVCVSATDKIGHLMGPESYETFDMLYHLDRQFGAFMKQIKRTIGLQNTLFVLTADHGIASIPELAKGRGHVHAQRINKKVLKTEINEFIEEKYGIVNCCTDVQAANVYLNLIESESKKNTVIHAVKRFLLSKKYIRNAWSYYELVTTPMVPGSIEALFRNQIFLNRSGDIIFQIAPHCLIDDKKTGTAHDTPYSDNTHVPLILYQQGVYEQKTVIDRVYFTQLANSLAHVLKVPAPDASTMPILPKLKPFWQD
- a CDS encoding mechanosensitive ion channel; this encodes MKKVIHILLTLSLFLLPNSKANPSSNSTIGDTVVQTLKKATGVPLNQPSDQLFVDIVQEKKNQLQKLIEEQTAHLAVKNENIQKITEQTEEVENHIHKLERSLQHYTHNKYLNKQLFLMKEMHQVLKDIRRSMDDATILFDTLINSFTEFVRDPEHKAFKDERHLEERMAYSFDNLRRIDEMIVNQERFVAQLAEQEKNIQVEQESRKRMLKIIEEDHAKRLEDLQNFAEHYVKSDHYDSLSLEQQEKELIETEEKLFRYKKNLYELRIQENKHGFDLVQLKLITERFHLDILRHYMKNVRSAIKVSEPDLIYAREYLNSQRKTYYARRERYQQDRDKLTHEQKAKERFRDIFSKENHIALGRDIDEWNRDPKQTITSYQTLIELSTLNAEVLWLAKERDLLETQRALEDEKFNYMVAQTNIKETFFKINARKLTSTEDITQVLKKFETHRVDAASTLAIYKERINTVADLLNQQKKVLDNITFWQEERLKKQQDFIFKGHQTEYTHILEQLQKGKEFIKKRIDVLGKLTGVYSGIISEVNATLRLLQFIIAELQSVTIWYRPEYAITFQGVKNIVPDIITFFKDIKNYLLRFEINSFTNVTKDIAQTPWTLFLFIIKILISLLLLFNLYLILPSFFTFLGHNAKKTGSNLMSFFLHFAALFFEYIYEYFIFVGWWFFIAFILYFWITDPYIYTIFCLLSIPYLILLSYKFIQFVVIFNIRNDYLLISSEFQARFVIIFSTLLYATIAIFFFRHGFMRISYYSTELPTVLLAINFIIFQIALIFLITKDQILSIIPQTNDLWLWVSEQVNNYFYFILIFFVTIIVMSNPYVGFGRLVLYILFGLFYTLTLLRVLILLYRWSKKTASELFFIEDEEVVRERFDHARTWFGLCIIVSFFSISFLGSIIGAKIWGWHFGFQDIIGLARKPILLESTTYPITMFSILQIIAFILLGFVVAYCANRFVLDKIFELLVVDPGVQYTTTRFIQYFIMIIFIFFGFKNVGLGDLVGYLIGAIAIGIGWYVREPIGDFIAYFIILVQRPLKIGDFIKLDNETFGFVRKITPRAVIIRKKNSTTIVIPNAHIINRSIANWNYVRNYIAFDDIFIIIPYKEDPQKVKDLLTQSVATHPNILRNPKPVIRLEDFNEFGYLFLVRGFISSAFTQDMWDIASDVRLVIAKNLKDNDIEIADYWKLLKSFNIQKNSSQN